The Agromyces atrinae genome window below encodes:
- a CDS encoding DMT family transporter, whose translation MENSSRHVPLWIPLLLAGIGGVLVSIQSRINGELSVRLDDGFAASAISFGSGFLILCVAMAVSPYGRRGVGLAVAAVRSGELRWWMLLGGLAGALFVLAQGLSAPVLGVALFTVAIVAGQAGGGLVFDRLGLGPGGPRPVTVNRAVGSVLALVAVFIAVAPRLGEPAALGAVIMPLIAGCGMAWQQAVNGRVRVSSTSALAATFGNFLFGTIALVVAFLIHSLVTSWPSALPTEWWLYVGGAIGCVFIAASAVLVRFTGVLLLGLAMLAGQLVGAVALDLVAPLGASVSLVAEIATISGAVVAFIAVLVASASRRRPAGR comes from the coding sequence ATGGAAAACTCCTCTCGGCACGTCCCCCTCTGGATCCCGCTCCTCCTCGCCGGCATCGGCGGCGTTCTCGTGTCGATCCAGTCCCGCATCAACGGCGAGCTCTCGGTCAGGCTCGATGACGGGTTCGCCGCCTCGGCGATCTCGTTCGGAAGCGGCTTCCTGATCCTCTGCGTCGCGATGGCCGTCTCGCCGTACGGTCGCCGCGGCGTCGGACTCGCCGTCGCCGCGGTTCGTTCGGGCGAGCTGCGCTGGTGGATGCTGCTCGGCGGCCTCGCCGGAGCACTGTTCGTCCTCGCTCAGGGGTTGTCGGCGCCCGTGCTCGGCGTCGCTCTCTTCACGGTCGCCATCGTCGCCGGTCAGGCGGGCGGCGGCCTCGTGTTCGACAGGCTCGGGCTCGGCCCCGGCGGACCCCGCCCCGTGACGGTCAATCGAGCAGTCGGCTCGGTGCTCGCGCTCGTCGCGGTCTTCATCGCCGTCGCGCCGCGTCTCGGCGAACCCGCGGCACTCGGCGCCGTCATCATGCCGCTCATCGCGGGGTGCGGCATGGCCTGGCAGCAGGCCGTGAACGGGCGTGTGCGCGTGAGCTCCACGAGCGCACTCGCTGCGACGTTCGGCAACTTCCTCTTCGGCACGATCGCTCTCGTCGTCGCGTTCCTGATCCACTCGCTCGTGACGAGCTGGCCCTCCGCGCTGCCCACCGAGTGGTGGCTCTACGTGGGCGGCGCGATCGGGTGCGTCTTCATCGCGGCATCCGCCGTGCTCGTGCGCTTCACCGGTGTGCTCCTGCTCGGGCTCGCGATGCTCGCCGGTCAGCTCGTGGGCGCCGTCGCCCTCGACCTCGTCGCGCCCCTCGGAGCGTCGGTGAGTCTCGTCGCCGAGATCGCGACGATCTCGGGCGCCGTCGTGGCCTTCATCGCCGTGCTCGTCGCGAGCGCGAGTCGTCGTCGTCCCGCCGGCCGCTGA
- a CDS encoding DsbA family protein yields MTSGSPLEPRASKNERREAAREKAKELRVAQKRRERRNSWLLKGGVAVAIVAVVAVVSVFVIQMNRPAGPGPRNMASDGILIGEGLTVVSTPALAPGEAPTPTVPDNSGSVANIVMYIDYLCPFCGQFEQTNGETIRDLVESGAATVEIHPIALLANRSAGTQYSLRATNAAACVANYSPDAFFDFNAALFVDQPAEGTPGLTNDELKARAASAGATSSSIDQCIDDVQFKSWAQVATNRARSEPLPNSDIEQLKGTPTILVNGKSYNGSLDDPQEFSSFVLQAVASTTDKDATPTPTPTPTPTP; encoded by the coding sequence ATGACCAGCGGTTCCCCTCTCGAGCCTCGTGCCTCCAAGAACGAACGTCGCGAAGCTGCGCGCGAGAAGGCCAAGGAGCTGCGCGTCGCACAGAAGCGACGCGAGCGACGCAACAGCTGGCTGCTGAAGGGCGGCGTCGCCGTCGCGATCGTCGCCGTCGTCGCCGTCGTGTCGGTGTTCGTGATCCAGATGAACCGTCCCGCTGGGCCCGGCCCGCGCAACATGGCGAGCGACGGCATTCTCATCGGCGAAGGGCTCACGGTCGTGAGCACCCCGGCGCTGGCGCCCGGCGAGGCCCCGACCCCCACCGTGCCCGACAACTCGGGTTCGGTCGCGAACATCGTCATGTACATCGACTACCTCTGCCCGTTCTGCGGCCAGTTCGAGCAGACGAACGGCGAGACCATCCGCGACCTCGTCGAATCGGGCGCGGCGACCGTCGAGATCCACCCGATCGCCCTGCTCGCGAACCGCTCGGCAGGCACGCAGTACTCGTTGCGGGCCACGAACGCCGCGGCGTGTGTGGCGAACTACTCGCCCGATGCCTTCTTCGACTTCAACGCCGCACTCTTCGTCGACCAGCCGGCCGAGGGTACGCCCGGTCTCACGAACGACGAGCTGAAGGCGCGCGCGGCATCGGCCGGCGCGACCTCGTCGTCGATCGATCAGTGCATCGACGACGTGCAGTTCAAGTCGTGGGCCCAGGTCGCGACGAACCGTGCTCGCAGCGAACCGCTGCCGAACTCCGACATCGAGCAGCTCAAGGGAACGCCGACGATCCTCGTGAACGGCAAGTCGTACAACGGCTCGCTCGACGACCCCCAGGAGTTCTCGTCGTTCGTCCTCCAGGCCGTCGCATCGACGACCGACAAGGACGCCACGCCGACCCCCACGCCCACCCCCACCCCGACCCCGTAA
- a CDS encoding LytR C-terminal domain-containing protein, with protein sequence MTPTGKLSHVMAQKFPSDRFDQAPSDIERVGAHRAPLQPGRRWVTFGWAALATVVLVVAGIVTISLYNNELLRILPGSSAEETPSDEPVQTAEPTLDPATPVMVLNGTSTSGLAATAAEALTAAGLTIDVTANADEDTVQSTVVVYATPELEGAARGIAQSLGTTEVREGTEFAEAGASLVVVLGADYAALVAG encoded by the coding sequence TTGACGCCGACCGGAAAGCTCTCGCACGTCATGGCCCAGAAGTTCCCCTCTGATCGCTTCGATCAGGCCCCCAGCGACATCGAACGCGTCGGTGCGCACCGTGCGCCGCTCCAGCCCGGCCGCCGCTGGGTGACCTTCGGCTGGGCTGCACTCGCGACCGTCGTCCTCGTCGTCGCGGGCATCGTCACGATCTCGCTCTACAACAACGAGCTCCTCCGCATCCTCCCGGGTTCCTCGGCCGAGGAGACGCCCTCCGACGAGCCCGTGCAGACCGCCGAGCCGACCCTCGACCCGGCCACACCGGTGATGGTGCTGAACGGCACCTCGACGTCGGGTCTCGCCGCGACGGCGGCCGAGGCGCTCACCGCAGCGGGTCTCACGATCGATGTGACGGCGAACGCCGACGAAGACACCGTGCAGTCGACGGTCGTCGTCTACGCGACACCCGAGCTCGAAGGCGCGGCGCGAGGCATCGCGCAGTCCCTCGGAACGACGGAGGTTCGTGAGGGGACCGAGTTCGCCGAGGCCGGCGCCTCCCTCGTCGTCGTGCTGGGCGCCGATTACGCCGCCCTCGTCGCGGGCTGA
- a CDS encoding DUF3263 domain-containing protein, giving the protein MQSSEPSGDAARSPLSDRDERILVFERSWWQHAGAKEEAIRDEFGFSSTRYYQVLGGLIDSPGALAFDPMLVKRLQRVRDARAAARSLRSLGLGSHRD; this is encoded by the coding sequence ATGCAGTCATCCGAACCCAGCGGCGACGCTGCACGCTCGCCGCTCAGTGATCGCGACGAACGCATCCTCGTGTTCGAGCGCTCGTGGTGGCAGCACGCTGGCGCCAAAGAGGAGGCGATCCGCGACGAGTTCGGATTCTCGTCGACCCGGTATTATCAGGTACTCGGCGGTCTCATCGATTCGCCCGGAGCCCTCGCGTTCGACCCGATGCTCGTCAAGAGACTGCAACGAGTTCGTGACGCGCGCGCTGCGGCACGGTCGCTTCGATCGCTGGGTCTCGGTTCCCACCGCGATTGA
- a CDS encoding nitroreductase family protein, which translates to MGSAFEAALARRSRSKVTDDAPSHAELIDLIGAAGRVADHSSLRPWRLIALRGKARARLGRALARAAGRSAEDAGKYERKAERAPLIIAVVYSPKKSSKVPSWEQEAVASGVAHMLSLLLDEAGWGVFWRTDSNTRSKRVAAMHDLTKRERLLGWLYVGGVPENAKPGRRSPVPAEKLLTELD; encoded by the coding sequence GTGGGCTCGGCCTTCGAGGCGGCCCTCGCACGGCGCTCGCGTTCGAAGGTCACCGACGACGCTCCGAGCCATGCCGAGCTGATCGACCTGATCGGCGCGGCCGGTCGCGTCGCCGACCATTCGTCGCTACGGCCGTGGCGGCTCATCGCGCTGCGCGGCAAGGCTCGCGCGCGCCTCGGTCGCGCGCTCGCCCGGGCGGCCGGACGATCGGCGGAGGATGCCGGCAAGTACGAACGCAAGGCCGAGCGCGCACCGCTCATCATCGCCGTCGTCTACTCGCCGAAGAAGAGCTCGAAGGTGCCCTCGTGGGAGCAGGAGGCCGTCGCCTCGGGCGTCGCCCACATGCTGAGCCTGCTGCTCGACGAAGCCGGGTGGGGCGTCTTCTGGCGCACCGATTCGAACACACGGTCCAAGCGCGTCGCCGCGATGCACGACCTCACGAAGCGTGAGCGGTTGCTCGGTTGGCTTTACGTCGGCGGGGTGCCCGAGAACGCGAAGCCCGGCCGACGCTCACCGGTTCCGGCCGAGAAGCTCCTCACCGAGCTCGACTGA
- the msrB gene encoding peptide-methionine (R)-S-oxide reductase MsrB yields the protein MGYNVSKSEDQWRDELGADQFAVLREAATERPWTGELLDEERAGIYACAACNAELFKSGTKFDSGCGWPSFYESVRPDAVELIEDNTLGMVRTEVRCASCGSHLGHVFPDGFGTPTGDRYCMNSIALDFTPEA from the coding sequence ATGGGTTACAACGTGTCGAAGTCCGAGGACCAGTGGCGCGACGAGCTCGGCGCCGATCAGTTCGCCGTTCTCCGCGAGGCCGCCACCGAGCGCCCGTGGACGGGTGAGCTCCTCGACGAAGAGCGCGCCGGCATCTATGCCTGTGCGGCGTGCAACGCAGAACTGTTCAAGAGCGGGACCAAGTTCGACTCCGGGTGCGGATGGCCGAGCTTCTACGAGTCGGTCCGCCCCGACGCCGTGGAGCTCATCGAGGACAACACCCTCGGCATGGTGCGCACCGAGGTGCGTTGCGCGAGCTGCGGCTCCCACCTCGGCCACGTCTTCCCCGACGGTTTCGGAACGCCGACCGGCGACCGCTACTGCATGAACTCCATCGCACTCGACTTCACGCCCGAGGCCTGA